From one Candidatus Chromulinivorax destructor genomic stretch:
- a CDS encoding ankyrin repeat domain-containing protein: MRIKFFMFNCMLFVVLHVVMLSASDQLLQETEACFLDSASCHVVVDQDEHEVDIAMPVVEHRGELLLQAIKHDNRTQVRSLLLQGIDPASCYRNGLSYFACAVDHNNSQMIQVFLDCGAQDNSNELLRRAIKFYKHYSVQQLLEKSSVPCVFFGNDEDNITLIALAAQCSNNVAMELLIRHYKDINLNNCAGGVSRLKSLRGIVDIPYESGNTALIHLTKKHIRHESIKESADCMRLLLACGANPDFVNEQGKSARSLDPITIKHMEYVALTEDLQDPFSCTIS, encoded by the coding sequence ATGCGTATTAAATTTTTTATGTTCAATTGTATGCTTTTTGTTGTTTTGCACGTTGTAATGTTAAGCGCATCTGACCAACTTTTGCAAGAAACAGAAGCTTGTTTTTTAGATAGTGCATCTTGCCACGTCGTTGTAGATCAAGATGAACATGAAGTTGATATAGCTATGCCTGTTGTTGAACATAGAGGCGAATTGTTATTGCAAGCTATTAAACATGATAATCGTACTCAAGTTCGATCGTTACTTTTGCAAGGTATTGATCCTGCAAGTTGTTATCGCAACGGGTTAAGTTATTTTGCTTGTGCAGTAGATCATAATAACTCTCAGATGATTCAGGTTTTTTTAGATTGCGGAGCACAAGATAATTCAAATGAATTGTTACGTCGTGCAATAAAATTTTATAAACATTACTCGGTACAACAGTTACTTGAAAAAAGTAGTGTCCCTTGTGTTTTTTTTGGGAATGATGAGGATAACATTACCTTGATTGCTTTAGCAGCGCAATGTAGTAATAATGTAGCAATGGAACTTTTAATTCGGCATTATAAAGATATAAATTTAAATAATTGCGCAGGAGGTGTCAGCCGTCTTAAGTCTTTGCGTGGTATTGTGGATATTCCTTATGAGAGTGGAAATACAGCTTTGATACATTTGACAAAAAAGCATATAAGACATGAATCTATTAAAGAATCTGCTGATTGTATGCGCCTTCTTCTGGCATGTGGCGCAAATCCTGATTTTGTTAATGAGCAAGGTAAATCTGCAAGATCTTTAGACCCTATAACTATTAAACATATGGAATATGTGGCACTAACAGAAGATCTTCAGGATCCATTTTCTTGTACTATTAGTTGA
- a CDS encoding ankyrin repeat domain-containing protein, translating into MMKNIHVLILLLSVQSPIFTTQESHVQKSNAQIRNEIIDQATKDLPMLVTCFNFLQEHNVSNQSFHEYVTEHLNHATGLECNFGQTIEKAEDVILAKIRDPFFKTMHHAIHEKKALNTTDDPVLLFMIQHKDGCMNFFIQQWVNQTDPRIDNGTLLHQAIAKKNLECVDLLITLGANINTQNKSGWTPLYAATFYNHTEIADILIATGADLNIPDHVGETALHCATLADLNTPEVYRQTTLDYTKLTNSEKIALKLIAAGADLNCKDKYGCTPLYRAYSSCKIVIVQMLITAGAHINIKNNEGNTIDDNIFSPEIHALFKQVRQKNDDQKIAIFENQI; encoded by the coding sequence ATGATGAAAAATATACACGTATTAATTCTATTATTGAGCGTACAATCACCAATATTTACAACTCAAGAATCACATGTGCAAAAAAGCAATGCACAAATTCGCAATGAAATAATTGATCAAGCAACAAAAGATTTGCCTATGCTTGTTACCTGCTTTAATTTTTTGCAGGAACACAACGTAAGCAATCAGTCGTTTCATGAATATGTAACAGAACATCTTAACCACGCTACAGGATTAGAATGTAATTTTGGTCAAACAATTGAAAAAGCTGAAGATGTAATTCTTGCAAAGATACGTGATCCATTTTTTAAAACGATGCATCATGCAATACATGAAAAAAAGGCGCTTAATACGACAGATGATCCTGTATTATTATTTATGATTCAGCACAAAGATGGATGTATGAATTTTTTTATACAGCAATGGGTTAATCAAACAGATCCAAGAATAGATAATGGAACACTCTTACACCAGGCTATTGCAAAAAAAAATCTTGAATGCGTAGATCTTTTAATTACCTTAGGTGCAAATATTAACACTCAAAATAAATCTGGATGGACGCCTTTATATGCAGCAACTTTCTATAATCATACAGAAATAGCTGATATATTAATTGCTACTGGCGCTGATCTTAACATTCCAGATCATGTTGGAGAAACTGCATTGCATTGCGCAACATTAGCCGATCTCAATACTCCAGAGGTTTATAGGCAAACTACATTAGATTATACAAAGTTAACGAACAGTGAAAAAATAGCATTAAAATTAATTGCTGCTGGAGCTGATCTCAATTGTAAAGATAAATATGGATGCACCCCACTTTATCGAGCATATTCAAGTTGTAAAATAGTAATAGTACAAATGTTAATTACTGCCGGTGCTCATATAAACATCAAAAACAATGAAGGTAATACTATTGATGACAACATTTTTTCACCTGAAATTCATGCGCTGTTTAAACAAGTAAGACAAAAAAACGATGATCAAAAGATAGCAATATTTGAAAATCAAATTTAA
- the ileS gene encoding isoleucine--tRNA ligase yields the protein MSKHEEKEVAALSYKDTLNLPSTDFPIRAQAHIFDQQVLERWEKELLYATTFEHNKGKEQFVLADGPPYANGDIHLGHAYNKILKDIVTKSERMSGKHVPFVPLWDCHGLPIEFKVTTENPELKNDPVALKAACRVYAQKWADIQKQQFRNLGIMMQWDKSCATMDPIYEAQTLRAFGIMVGKGYIARKQKTVPWCMTCQTVLANAEIEYEERKDPSVYVQFPFDAATTAALFPTVGDKKVSLLAWTTTPWTLPLNRSVVLKPGATYQLVEMNEKLVIIGKELVAKVAATLGTTAHIIAEMPAELLIGQKVTHPLIENFQVTVIGDAFVSLEDGTACVHNAPGCGPDDYEIGVKNGLEIYSPISVDGRYTVDIIPADLAGMLVTDGQWAVLKKLDEAGNLLFKQTIRHSYPHCWRCHQGLIFRATKQWFCDLSQHNLRQRALQAIADMRMIPETGQNRLSATVSGRLEWCLSRQRSWGVPIPAVSCNDCNDVYISTDLIEIVAKGVEQHGIEYWDTVAIETLVPGSTCKKCSGTNLTKESDILDVWFDSGVSHFAMLSEGVEAIYPVSMYLEGKDQHRGWFQSSLLTSLALHEKPAMREILTHGFTVDDKGRKMSKSIGNVVNPADIIKEIGNDGLRLWVASNDYDSDPVVSKNLLNNVAEVHRKIRNTCRGLLMNLNDFNFENNAIVVEKMLAIDQYALCQLHDVNESIKHAYRGRKTTAVFHELADYCVKEISSFYLDIVKDRLYVEKADSLERRSAQTLCYYILDALTKIMAPVLSFTAELISDSYQVDKKRSIHLQDFADLSWVIDRLFTQDNGMSKADFYASFDAMRDVRSLVLKSLEDLRGQGLVKHSLDAAVASHISSQYKDYDQIAALFAMIRAQGHSVEQFLKEYFIVSQISLSDVPGSIQEVAPGLFVQAAKAQGGKCARCWQWEVTGKFDEAKQLCSRCTKVLQS from the coding sequence ATGAGCAAGCATGAAGAGAAAGAAGTCGCTGCTTTAAGTTATAAAGATACATTGAATCTCCCATCAACAGATTTTCCTATTCGTGCTCAAGCTCATATTTTTGACCAGCAAGTTTTAGAACGCTGGGAAAAAGAACTTTTGTACGCAACAACATTTGAACATAACAAAGGCAAAGAACAGTTTGTTCTTGCTGATGGTCCTCCGTATGCAAATGGTGATATTCACCTTGGTCATGCGTATAATAAAATTTTAAAAGATATTGTTACGAAGTCAGAGCGTATGTCTGGTAAGCATGTTCCGTTTGTTCCGTTATGGGATTGTCATGGATTGCCAATTGAGTTTAAAGTTACGACCGAAAACCCTGAACTGAAAAATGATCCAGTAGCTTTAAAAGCTGCATGTCGTGTGTATGCTCAAAAGTGGGCTGATATTCAAAAACAGCAGTTCAGAAATCTTGGCATTATGATGCAGTGGGATAAATCGTGCGCAACAATGGACCCGATCTATGAAGCACAAACATTACGTGCATTTGGGATTATGGTTGGTAAAGGGTATATTGCTCGTAAGCAAAAGACCGTGCCATGGTGCATGACGTGTCAAACCGTTTTAGCAAATGCTGAAATTGAGTATGAAGAACGCAAAGATCCATCAGTGTATGTACAGTTTCCGTTTGATGCAGCAACAACCGCTGCACTATTCCCAACGGTAGGTGATAAAAAAGTAAGTTTGCTTGCATGGACAACAACACCGTGGACATTACCATTAAATCGTTCTGTAGTTTTAAAACCAGGTGCTACGTATCAATTAGTAGAAATGAATGAAAAGTTAGTAATTATTGGAAAAGAATTAGTTGCTAAAGTTGCAGCAACGCTTGGTACAACTGCTCACATTATAGCTGAAATGCCTGCAGAATTATTAATTGGTCAAAAAGTTACCCATCCATTAATCGAAAACTTTCAAGTTACTGTTATTGGCGATGCCTTTGTTTCGTTAGAAGATGGAACAGCGTGTGTGCATAATGCTCCAGGATGTGGACCAGATGATTATGAAATTGGCGTAAAAAACGGTTTAGAAATCTATTCACCGATTTCTGTTGATGGTCGTTACACCGTTGATATTATTCCTGCAGATTTAGCTGGCATGTTGGTAACTGATGGTCAGTGGGCGGTATTAAAAAAATTAGATGAAGCTGGCAATTTATTATTCAAACAAACAATTCGTCACTCGTACCCACATTGTTGGCGTTGTCATCAGGGCTTAATTTTTAGAGCTACCAAGCAATGGTTTTGTGATTTATCACAACATAATTTACGTCAACGTGCATTGCAAGCAATTGCTGATATGCGTATGATTCCAGAAACGGGACAAAATCGTTTAAGTGCAACGGTATCGGGTCGTTTAGAATGGTGTTTGTCTCGTCAACGTTCATGGGGTGTGCCAATACCGGCAGTTTCATGTAACGATTGTAACGATGTATACATTTCAACAGACTTGATCGAAATCGTTGCAAAGGGTGTAGAGCAACATGGTATTGAATATTGGGATACTGTTGCAATTGAAACGTTAGTACCTGGATCTACTTGTAAAAAATGTAGCGGTACGAATCTTACAAAAGAATCAGATATTTTAGACGTGTGGTTTGATTCTGGTGTGAGTCATTTTGCTATGTTATCTGAAGGTGTTGAAGCTATTTATCCGGTGAGCATGTACCTTGAAGGTAAAGATCAGCATCGTGGATGGTTCCAGAGTTCATTGCTTACCAGCTTGGCATTGCATGAAAAACCTGCAATGCGTGAAATTTTAACGCACGGTTTTACGGTCGATGACAAGGGTCGTAAGATGTCGAAATCGATTGGTAACGTGGTAAACCCTGCTGACATTATTAAAGAAATTGGTAATGATGGTTTGCGTTTATGGGTTGCAAGTAACGATTATGACAGTGATCCTGTGGTTTCAAAAAATTTATTAAATAACGTAGCGGAAGTGCATCGCAAGATTCGCAACACGTGCCGTGGTTTATTAATGAATTTAAATGACTTTAATTTTGAAAACAATGCGATTGTTGTTGAAAAAATGCTTGCGATCGATCAGTATGCGTTATGCCAGCTGCATGATGTAAACGAGTCGATTAAGCATGCGTATCGTGGTCGTAAAACAACTGCGGTGTTTCATGAATTAGCGGATTATTGTGTTAAAGAAATTAGTTCATTTTATTTAGACATCGTCAAAGATCGTTTATACGTTGAAAAAGCTGATAGTCTTGAACGTCGATCTGCGCAAACATTATGTTATTACATTCTTGATGCCTTAACAAAAATTATGGCGCCAGTGCTTTCGTTTACGGCAGAATTAATTTCTGATTCGTATCAAGTTGATAAAAAGCGATCAATTCATTTGCAAGATTTTGCAGATTTGTCGTGGGTCATTGATAGATTGTTTACTCAAGATAATGGCATGAGTAAAGCAGACTTTTATGCAAGTTTTGATGCGATGCGCGATGTTCGTTCATTGGTGTTAAAATCGTTAGAAGATTTACGTGGGCAAGGGTTAGTTAAGCATTCGCTTGATGCTGCTGTTGCGTCGCATATTTCTTCTCAGTATAAAGATTATGATCAGATTGCTGCCTTGTTTGCTATGATACGTGCACAAGGTCACTCAGTTGAGCAGTTTTTAAAAGAATACTTTATCGTATCGCAGATTAGTTTGTCTGACGTACCTGGCAGTATTCAAGAAGTTGCACCTGGTTTATTTGTGCAAGCTGCTAAAGCGCAGGGCGGTAAATGTGCTCGTTGTTGGCAGTGGGAAGTGACGGGCAAATTTGATGAAGCAAAACAACTTTGTTCTCGATGCACCAAGGTTTTACAGTCATAA
- the murD gene encoding UDP-N-acetylmuramoyl-L-alanine--D-glutamate ligase — translation MNNFDNKKIGIWGFGVVGSSALTFFDQWNVTSIEILNNKPVELPHTRNIVFATLQAPTTIHNFFENNDFILVSPGIPLHQYQSYAHKLISELDLFYHHNSSPTIAITGSLGKTSITHLLTNILQKMNLHTIAAGNIGYPMLQLISKLQTEKFDTIVLELSSFQLQQSQICSPDLAIITNIYDNHLDHHASIDEYIDAKFNIIKHQNSLKKALMPLELASLVNAKSLDHHHIIFFSASKPTQEQLSKLAPDTTIYYVDKNSIYKMVNQVTTLLLTISQLPPITFQTNFLIILAALDIQNISVQSVANILAQLDIPDHRLQKIASHHGSDFYNDSKSTVWQATLQAVNSMHHDKPIKLFLGGLSKGANREPLLQALQNKNIEVYAFGKEAELLGTICKKFNIAYAAHDTLQDSFDACVKNITQPSSILFSPAGSSYDLFDNYIDRGKKFVNMVTNYTKNIS, via the coding sequence ATGAATAATTTTGATAATAAAAAAATCGGTATCTGGGGATTTGGCGTTGTGGGCTCATCAGCTCTTACTTTTTTTGATCAATGGAATGTAACATCCATCGAAATTTTAAATAATAAACCGGTAGAACTCCCACACACTCGCAACATAGTTTTTGCAACGCTGCAAGCTCCTACAACAATTCATAATTTTTTTGAAAATAACGATTTCATTTTAGTCAGTCCTGGAATTCCTTTACATCAGTATCAATCGTATGCTCATAAACTCATCAGTGAACTTGATCTTTTTTATCATCATAACTCCAGCCCTACTATTGCAATTACCGGCTCACTTGGCAAAACAAGCATTACTCACCTGCTCACTAACATTTTGCAAAAAATGAATCTGCATACCATCGCAGCTGGCAATATTGGATACCCCATGCTTCAACTTATCAGCAAGCTCCAAACTGAAAAATTTGATACAATCGTACTAGAACTATCAAGTTTCCAGCTTCAACAATCACAAATTTGTTCACCCGATCTTGCTATTATTACGAATATTTATGATAACCACCTTGATCATCACGCATCAATAGATGAATACATTGATGCAAAGTTTAACATAATCAAGCATCAAAACTCCCTTAAAAAAGCTCTCATGCCACTTGAACTTGCAAGCCTTGTTAATGCAAAATCTTTAGATCATCATCATATTATTTTTTTCTCTGCAAGCAAACCAACTCAAGAACAACTGAGTAAACTAGCACCAGATACCACTATCTATTATGTAGATAAAAACAGTATCTACAAAATGGTTAATCAGGTAACAACATTATTACTTACCATCAGTCAGCTGCCACCAATTACGTTTCAAACAAATTTTTTAATTATACTTGCAGCGCTTGATATACAAAACATTTCAGTACAATCAGTTGCAAACATACTCGCCCAACTTGATATTCCTGATCATCGATTACAAAAAATAGCATCGCATCATGGGTCAGATTTTTATAACGATTCAAAATCAACCGTCTGGCAAGCGACTTTACAAGCCGTAAATTCTATGCACCATGACAAACCAATCAAACTTTTTCTTGGTGGATTAAGTAAAGGCGCAAACCGTGAACCATTACTCCAGGCTCTGCAAAACAAAAATATAGAAGTGTATGCGTTTGGTAAAGAAGCAGAACTGCTTGGTACTATCTGTAAAAAATTTAATATTGCATACGCTGCACACGATACACTTCAAGACTCTTTTGATGCATGCGTCAAAAATATTACGCAGCCAAGCAGTATCTTATTTTCGCCTGCAGGATCAAGTTATGACTTATTTGATAATTATATTGATCGAGGCAAAAAATTTGTAAACATGGTTACAAACTATACAAAAAATATTTCATAA